One Gemmatimonadota bacterium DNA window includes the following coding sequences:
- a CDS encoding dodecin family protein, producing the protein MSVAKVTEITANSPKSFEDAIHQGLSRASKSLKGIQGAWVKEQKVAWNGSGISEYRVTMKVTFILED; encoded by the coding sequence ATGTCTGTCGCCAAAGTCACCGAGATCACCGCGAACTCCCCGAAGAGCTTCGAGGATGCGATTCACCAGGGGCTCTCCCGGGCGAGCAAGTCGCTCAAGGGGATCCAGGGGGCGTGGGTGAAGGAGCAGAAGGTGGCGTGGAATGGCTCCGGAATCAGCGAATACCGCGTGACGATGAAGGTGACCTTCATCCTCGAGGACTGA
- the groL gene encoding chaperonin GroEL (60 kDa chaperone family; promotes refolding of misfolded polypeptides especially under stressful conditions; forms two stacked rings of heptamers to form a barrel-shaped 14mer; ends can be capped by GroES; misfolded proteins enter the barrel where they are refolded when GroES binds) produces MPHKEMLFRSEAREKVLKGTATLADAVRGTLGPRARSVLIERKWGRPLVCDDGVTIVKELDLEDPVENLGAQLLKEAAERTGDVVGDGTTTSTLIAHAIFAEGVRNVTAGAAAVDVRRGLERGLRRAVEALAHLSRPVAGRDEKAQVASISAHGDTFVGGMVADAVEKVGAEGVITVEEAKGTETVLDLVDGMQFDRGYLSPYFVTDPEKMEAVLEEPLILLCEKKIAVMKDLMPLLEQVAREARPLLIVAEDVEGEALATLVLNKIRGVLPSLAVKAPGFGDRRKEMLQDIAVLTGGRLVSEDIGLKIENLSIGDLGSAARIVVDRDTTTIIGGGGVAGEIEGRVKELRRRIEDTTSDYDREKLQERLAKLSGGVAVIRVGAPSESEMKSRKEAFEDAINSTKAAVEEGIVPGGGLALLRAIPSVEAEAAAAEGDERTGILILRRALEVPVRQIAENSAVDGGVVADRMRNGAGNWGFDAARGEYVDLMEAGIIDPTKVVRVALENAVSVAGVLLLAEATMTEVREPEPARSPAAETY; encoded by the coding sequence ATGCCGCACAAGGAGATGCTCTTCCGCTCGGAAGCGCGTGAGAAGGTGCTCAAGGGAACCGCGACGCTGGCGGACGCCGTGCGCGGGACGCTCGGACCCAGGGCTCGCTCCGTCCTGATCGAGCGGAAGTGGGGAAGGCCTCTTGTCTGCGACGACGGGGTCACGATCGTGAAGGAGTTGGACCTCGAAGATCCGGTCGAGAACCTGGGGGCTCAGCTCCTGAAGGAGGCTGCCGAGCGCACGGGCGATGTCGTGGGAGACGGTACGACCACGTCCACCCTCATCGCGCACGCGATCTTCGCAGAGGGAGTGCGGAACGTCACCGCTGGAGCGGCAGCCGTCGACGTTAGGCGGGGCCTGGAGAGGGGGCTCCGGCGTGCCGTCGAGGCCCTCGCACACCTTTCGCGCCCCGTTGCCGGTCGGGACGAGAAGGCCCAGGTGGCGTCGATCTCGGCCCACGGGGACACCTTCGTGGGCGGGATGGTCGCGGACGCCGTGGAGAAGGTTGGCGCGGAGGGCGTCATCACGGTCGAAGAGGCGAAGGGGACGGAGACCGTCCTGGACCTGGTGGACGGGATGCAGTTCGACCGGGGTTATCTCTCCCCGTACTTCGTCACGGATCCCGAGAAGATGGAGGCGGTCCTCGAGGAGCCTCTGATCCTCCTCTGCGAGAAAAAGATCGCCGTGATGAAGGATCTCATGCCGCTCCTCGAGCAGGTGGCCCGGGAGGCACGTCCGCTCCTCATCGTCGCGGAGGACGTGGAAGGAGAAGCGCTCGCCACACTCGTCCTGAACAAGATCCGCGGAGTCCTTCCCTCACTCGCGGTGAAGGCCCCGGGGTTCGGGGATCGCAGGAAGGAGATGCTCCAGGACATCGCGGTCCTCACAGGCGGACGCCTCGTGAGCGAGGACATCGGGCTCAAGATCGAAAACCTGAGTATTGGGGATCTCGGCTCCGCGGCGCGGATTGTCGTGGACCGGGACACCACGACGATCATCGGCGGCGGCGGTGTAGCGGGCGAGATCGAGGGTCGCGTGAAGGAGCTCCGGCGCCGGATCGAGGACACGACGTCGGACTACGACAGGGAGAAGCTCCAGGAACGGCTCGCGAAGCTTTCTGGAGGCGTCGCGGTCATCCGGGTCGGGGCCCCTTCCGAATCCGAGATGAAGAGCCGAAAGGAAGCGTTCGAGGACGCGATCAACTCCACAAAGGCGGCCGTCGAGGAGGGGATCGTTCCCGGCGGCGGCCTGGCGCTCCTCAGGGCGATCCCCTCAGTGGAGGCGGAGGCGGCGGCGGCGGAAGGAGACGAGCGAACTGGCATCCTCATCCTCAGGCGGGCACTCGAGGTGCCGGTCCGCCAGATCGCCGAGAACTCGGCGGTGGACGGGGGAGTCGTCGCGGACCGGATGCGGAATGGAGCGGGCAACTGGGGCTTCGATGCCGCCCGGGGCGAATACGTCGACCTGATGGAGGCCGGGATCATCGATCCCACGAAGGTCGTCCGAGTCGCCCTCGAGAACGCCGTGTCGGTGGCCGGCGTGCTGCTATTGGCCGAGGCCACGATGACCGAGGTGCGTGAGCCGGAGCCGGCGCGGTCGCCGGCGGCCGAGACCTACTGA
- a CDS encoding CBS domain-containing protein produces the protein MTVAQDTTVRDILQKDVITIPPNAPVSDLIRRLESSGITGVPVVDEQEVLVGVVTSRDVVRLARDLGTIPEAARWGLGVGGPHPEVAFLDSPLEGEFFAYYVTPGGGFVDMRDRIREIPGDAFDGYSVEDIMTRDPVMIGPDATLAAAARLLRDKNVRRALVVRTGKLVGIVTATDILDAVAES, from the coding sequence ATGACCGTTGCACAGGACACCACCGTACGGGACATCCTGCAGAAGGACGTGATCACGATCCCGCCGAACGCCCCGGTTTCCGATCTCATTCGGAGGCTCGAATCCTCGGGGATCACAGGCGTGCCCGTCGTGGATGAGCAAGAAGTGCTCGTGGGGGTCGTCACCTCCCGGGACGTCGTCCGTCTGGCGCGGGACCTCGGAACGATCCCGGAGGCGGCGCGTTGGGGACTCGGCGTCGGCGGTCCGCATCCCGAGGTCGCCTTCTTGGATTCGCCCCTCGAGGGGGAGTTCTTCGCCTACTACGTGACCCCCGGTGGAGGGTTCGTGGACATGCGGGATCGGATCCGGGAGATCCCGGGCGACGCATTCGACGGATACTCGGTCGAGGACATCATGACACGCGACCCGGTCATGATCGGCCCGGACGCCACCCTCGCCGCAGCGGCCCGCCTCCTTCGGGACAAGAACGTCCGCCGAGCTCTCGTCGTTCGCACCGGGAAGCTCGTGGGGATCGTCACCGCCACCGACATCCTGGATGCCGTTGCCGAGAGCTGA
- a CDS encoding RtcB family protein codes for MTPKAEPRSIVLGEIELRQVDPWRWVIPRQGKMRVEGLIFADDALMAALAAPGEGGAEAVRQVADVACLPGIVGRSIGMPDIHWGYGFAIGGVAAFDPDAGGIISPGGVGYDINCGVRLLRTDLKEEEVRPHLADLMNQIMRDVPAGVGSHYKRFSLTVAEVQEVLVEGAAWAVRHGYGLEEDLERTEAGGILPGADPSQVSPRAIERGMAQLGTVGSGNHFIEVGYVDEVHDADAARRLGLEHRTVCVFIHSGSRGLGYQVCDDYLDVMLEAAARYGIDLPDRQLACAPLDSPEAKRYMGAMNAAANYAFANRQMMAFRVREAFERVLGRPWEQMGMTQIYDVGHNNAKWETHEVGGALRRLCVHRKGATRAFPPGHPELIPLYRELGQPVLIPGDMGRYSYVLLGTQAAYQETFGSTCHGAGRRMSRTAAKKMVAGRSLRKEFREMGIEVRASSFATIAEEVPEAYKDVAEVVDVVAGAGIGRKVVRLHPMGVLKG; via the coding sequence GTGACGCCGAAGGCCGAGCCTCGCTCGATCGTTCTCGGCGAGATCGAGCTGCGCCAAGTCGATCCCTGGCGCTGGGTGATCCCTCGCCAGGGGAAGATGCGGGTCGAGGGACTCATCTTCGCCGACGACGCCCTCATGGCGGCCCTGGCGGCCCCGGGCGAAGGGGGGGCGGAGGCCGTCCGACAGGTCGCGGACGTGGCCTGTCTCCCCGGTATCGTAGGTCGCTCGATCGGCATGCCCGACATCCACTGGGGATACGGGTTCGCGATTGGCGGGGTGGCGGCCTTCGATCCAGACGCGGGTGGGATCATCTCGCCCGGTGGAGTCGGTTACGACATCAACTGCGGGGTCCGGCTCCTTCGGACCGACCTGAAGGAGGAGGAGGTCCGGCCCCATCTCGCGGACCTCATGAACCAGATCATGAGGGATGTGCCTGCGGGAGTCGGCTCTCACTATAAACGCTTCAGCCTGACGGTGGCCGAGGTCCAAGAGGTCCTCGTGGAAGGCGCGGCCTGGGCCGTGCGCCACGGATACGGATTGGAGGAGGATCTGGAGCGCACGGAAGCCGGGGGAATCCTGCCCGGGGCGGACCCGAGCCAGGTGAGCCCCCGTGCCATCGAGCGGGGCATGGCTCAACTCGGAACCGTCGGGTCGGGAAACCACTTCATCGAGGTGGGCTACGTGGACGAGGTCCACGACGCCGACGCCGCCCGGCGGTTGGGACTCGAGCACCGCACCGTGTGCGTCTTCATCCACTCCGGTTCGCGGGGGCTCGGATACCAGGTCTGCGACGATTACCTGGATGTGATGCTCGAGGCGGCTGCCCGCTACGGAATCGACCTTCCGGATCGTCAGCTCGCGTGCGCTCCGCTCGACTCGCCCGAAGCCAAGCGTTACATGGGGGCGATGAACGCCGCAGCGAACTACGCGTTCGCGAACCGCCAAATGATGGCGTTCCGGGTTCGGGAGGCATTCGAGCGGGTTCTGGGACGCCCCTGGGAGCAGATGGGGATGACCCAGATCTATGACGTGGGACACAACAACGCCAAGTGGGAGACGCACGAGGTGGGTGGGGCCCTGCGCAGGCTCTGCGTGCATCGGAAGGGCGCCACGCGAGCCTTCCCTCCGGGTCACCCGGAGCTCATTCCCCTCTACCGCGAGCTCGGTCAGCCCGTCCTCATCCCGGGAGACATGGGACGCTATTCTTACGTGCTCCTGGGAACCCAGGCCGCCTACCAGGAGACGTTCGGCTCGACGTGCCACGGAGCGGGAAGGCGGATGAGCCGTACGGCGGCGAAGAAGATGGTGGCCGGGCGAAGCCTTCGGAAGGAGTTCCGTGAGATGGGAATCGAGGTTCGGGCCTCCTCTTTCGCCACGATCGCCGAAGAGGTGCCGGAGGCGTACAAGGACGTGGCCGAGGTCGTGGACGTGGTGGCCGGAGCCGGCATCGGTCGCAAAGTGGTCCGCCTTCATCCCATGGGGGTTCTCAAGGGATAG